One segment of Gemmatimonadales bacterium DNA contains the following:
- a CDS encoding DUF721 domain-containing protein translates to MKDDRQPTVLAEALASFLQRAGLTKRVQQAAILEEWAALVGPQIAAVTAPQYITPDGVLRVHVASAPWATELGLMAPRILARLNQGRSGRVKEIRWVPGPLDRRQP, encoded by the coding sequence GTGAAGGACGATCGCCAACCAACCGTGCTCGCGGAGGCGCTCGCCAGCTTCCTGCAGCGGGCCGGGCTCACCAAGCGGGTGCAGCAGGCCGCCATTCTCGAGGAGTGGGCCGCGCTGGTGGGCCCGCAGATCGCGGCCGTCACGGCGCCGCAGTACATCACGCCCGACGGCGTGCTCCGGGTTCACGTGGCGAGCGCGCCCTGGGCCACCGAATTGGGCCTCATGGCCCCGCGCATCCTGGCGCGGCTCAACCAGGGCCGCTCGGGACGGGTGAAAGAAATCCGCTGGGTGCCCGGTCCGCTGGACCGGCGCCAGCCTTAA
- the gyrB gene encoding DNA topoisomerase (ATP-hydrolyzing) subunit B, whose product MARERETHGNGNGDAGAQYDAQAITVLKGLDAVRKRPGMYIGSTSETGLHHLVYEVVDNSIDEALAGYCDTISVTIHPDNSITVADNGRGIPVDVHPTEKIPGVELALTVLHAGGKFDKNTYKVSGGLHGVGVSVVNALSERLEVLVDRDGSRHHMAFVRGKTVKKLNVLGKARGTGTTVRFKPDTEIFTVLEFHYQTLADRLRQLAFLNKGISITLKDERDTPAKSETFLAKGGLVQFVEWLNRNKKPVHAKPIAFSAVKDDVDVDLALQYEDGYNENTFTFVNNINTHEGGTHLTGFRAALTRTMNDVAKRRDFLKKEGFSLSGEDIREGLTCVLHVKVREPQFEGQTKTKLGNSEVEGIVKQVVNEYLGAWLEEHPPVARAIIEKAVSAARAREAARKARDLVRKKSGLENAVLPGKLADCSIEDPTMTELYLVEGDSAGGSAKQGRDRQFQAILPLRGKILNVEKARIDKILSNEEIRAIITAIGTGVREDFTLDDARYHKIILMTDADVDGAHIRTLLLTFFFRQMQELIEAGYVYIAQPPLFRVAKGKEEFYAYTEAEREDYSKRLANGDGRGSVNIQRYKGLGEMNPGQLWKTTMDPATRTILRVTMEDAVEASKLFDELMGDEVEPRRQFIERNAKYVSNLDV is encoded by the coding sequence ATGGCACGAGAGCGAGAGACACACGGCAACGGCAACGGGGACGCCGGCGCGCAGTACGACGCGCAGGCGATCACGGTCCTCAAGGGCCTCGACGCGGTCCGCAAGCGGCCGGGCATGTACATCGGCTCGACCAGCGAGACCGGCCTGCACCATCTCGTCTACGAGGTGGTCGATAACTCGATCGACGAGGCGCTGGCCGGCTACTGCGACACGATCTCCGTCACCATCCACCCGGACAACTCGATCACCGTGGCCGACAACGGCCGCGGCATCCCGGTGGACGTCCACCCGACCGAGAAGATTCCGGGCGTCGAGCTTGCGCTCACCGTGCTGCATGCCGGCGGCAAGTTCGACAAGAACACCTACAAGGTGTCGGGCGGCCTCCACGGGGTCGGCGTGTCGGTGGTGAACGCGCTTTCCGAGCGGCTCGAGGTGCTGGTGGACCGCGACGGCAGCCGCCACCACATGGCGTTCGTGCGCGGCAAGACGGTGAAGAAGCTCAACGTGCTGGGCAAGGCGCGCGGCACCGGCACCACGGTCCGCTTCAAGCCCGACACCGAGATCTTCACGGTGCTGGAGTTCCACTACCAGACGCTGGCCGACCGGCTGCGCCAGCTCGCGTTCCTCAACAAGGGCATCTCGATCACGCTCAAGGACGAGCGCGACACGCCCGCCAAGAGCGAGACCTTCCTCGCCAAGGGCGGCCTGGTCCAGTTCGTCGAGTGGCTCAACCGGAACAAGAAGCCGGTGCACGCCAAGCCGATCGCGTTCAGCGCGGTGAAGGACGACGTCGACGTCGATCTCGCCCTGCAGTACGAGGACGGGTACAACGAAAACACCTTCACCTTCGTCAACAACATCAACACCCACGAGGGCGGCACCCACCTCACCGGCTTCCGCGCGGCGCTCACCCGCACGATGAACGATGTGGCCAAGCGGCGCGACTTCCTCAAGAAGGAAGGGTTCAGCCTCTCGGGCGAGGACATCCGCGAGGGGCTCACCTGCGTGCTTCACGTGAAGGTGCGGGAGCCCCAGTTCGAGGGGCAGACCAAGACCAAGCTGGGCAACTCCGAGGTCGAAGGAATCGTGAAGCAGGTGGTGAACGAGTATCTCGGCGCCTGGCTCGAGGAGCATCCGCCGGTGGCCCGCGCCATCATCGAGAAGGCGGTGAGCGCCGCCCGTGCGCGCGAGGCGGCCCGAAAGGCGCGCGACCTCGTGCGCAAGAAGAGCGGCCTCGAGAACGCCGTGCTTCCGGGCAAGCTGGCCGACTGCTCGATCGAAGACCCGACCATGACCGAGCTGTACCTGGTCGAGGGCGACTCCGCCGGCGGCAGCGCCAAGCAGGGCCGCGACCGGCAGTTCCAGGCCATCCTGCCGCTCCGGGGCAAGATTCTCAACGTGGAGAAGGCCCGGATCGACAAGATCCTGAGCAACGAGGAAATCCGCGCCATCATCACCGCGATCGGCACGGGCGTCCGGGAGGATTTCACGCTCGATGACGCGCGCTACCACAAGATCATCCTGATGACCGACGCCGACGTGGACGGCGCCCACATCCGGACGCTGCTGCTCACGTTCTTCTTCCGGCAGATGCAGGAGCTGATCGAGGCCGGCTACGTGTACATCGCGCAGCCGCCGCTCTTCCGGGTGGCCAAGGGCAAGGAGGAGTTCTACGCCTACACCGAGGCCGAGCGGGAGGACTACTCCAAGCGGCTCGCCAACGGCGACGGGCGCGGGAGCGTCAATATCCAGCGCTACAAGGGCCTCGGCGAGATGAACCCGGGCCAGCTCTGGAAGACCACGATGGATCCGGCCACGCGCACCATCCTCCGGGTCACGATGGAGGATGCGGTCGAGGCCTCGAAGCTCTTCGACGAGTTGATGGGCGATGAGGTCGAGCCGCGGCGGCAGTTCATCGAGCGGAACGCGAAGTACGTGAGCAATCTGGACGTCTGA
- a CDS encoding YbjN domain-containing protein translates to MDIEALRHAIPAAIDALGGDSRVSELDQDAWAIFRGSVTGYIALIASEDEADADPVVHVTFPILRVPAEDAEPLLRHLLELNHQLGNFASFSLDPHGRVWLGAGRFAAELDESELRVLIAQVAELADRYDDELLDQFGRQLAIE, encoded by the coding sequence ATGGACATCGAAGCACTGCGGCATGCGATCCCGGCGGCAATTGACGCGCTGGGCGGTGACTCCCGCGTATCCGAGCTGGACCAGGACGCGTGGGCGATCTTTCGCGGCTCCGTCACCGGCTACATCGCGCTCATCGCGAGCGAGGACGAGGCCGACGCCGATCCCGTCGTCCACGTCACCTTTCCCATTCTGCGCGTGCCGGCGGAGGACGCGGAGCCGCTGCTCCGGCACCTGCTCGAGCTCAACCACCAGCTCGGCAATTTCGCGTCGTTCTCGCTCGATCCCCACGGCCGGGTGTGGCTCGGCGCCGGCCGGTTCGCGGCGGAGCTCGACGAGAGCGAGCTGCGCGTGCTCATCGCGCAGGTGGCCGAGCTGGCCGACCGATACGACGACGAGCTGCTCGACCAGTTCGGCCGGCAGCTCGCGATCGAGTAG
- a CDS encoding GMC family oxidoreductase — MTHPAHGNGPGGARRARAPAGPRYSARESVDFVVVGAGAAGGVVARELSRAGFRVVVLEQGPYLHEADFTHDELAVQSLNALTNDPRLQPNTYRTSEAEEAKPKYVVRYGRLVGGGSVHFTANFWRFHEIDFLEGSRTGRVAGSDLADWPITYAELEPYYTRAEWELGVSGQAGASPFDPPRSRPYPLPPLPIKPSGVLTERAARKLGWHAYPAPVAILSEPYRGRPACIQCGKCEFYGCEVRAKSSTLAAMIPDAERTGRCEIRPHSYVRKIEIDRRGRAIGVKYFDAARREVFQRARAVVVSANGAETPRLLLMSRAKGFPDGLANGSGVVGRHLMFNGGAFVGGLFEHEINGYRGMVVTRVIHDLYELDPALGLAGGGGFDFRFDMGPIDFALGGMPDDAPTWGAEYKQLLRRMYTRSIYVLAHTTQLPAPTNSISLDPALKDAWGLPAIRVTFSEHPNDVRLYSYFRDRAHELLDAAGAVRRWDFPLDTYYPAVHLLGTCRMGDDPATSVVDRYHRTHEVPNLFLVDGSSFVTSGRGQPTLTIQALAFRASEHMARMARRGELG, encoded by the coding sequence ATGACGCATCCGGCGCACGGTAACGGGCCCGGCGGCGCACGCCGCGCGCGAGCGCCGGCGGGGCCGCGCTATTCGGCGCGCGAGTCGGTGGACTTCGTGGTGGTCGGCGCGGGCGCGGCGGGCGGCGTCGTGGCGCGGGAGCTTTCGCGCGCCGGGTTCCGCGTCGTGGTGCTGGAGCAGGGCCCCTACCTGCACGAGGCCGACTTCACCCACGACGAGCTTGCCGTGCAGTCGCTCAACGCCCTCACCAACGATCCTAGGCTTCAACCCAATACCTACCGCACGTCGGAAGCCGAAGAGGCCAAGCCGAAGTACGTCGTGCGGTACGGGCGGCTGGTCGGCGGCGGCTCGGTGCATTTCACGGCCAACTTCTGGCGCTTCCACGAAATCGACTTTCTCGAGGGGAGCCGCACCGGGCGCGTCGCGGGCAGCGACCTCGCCGACTGGCCGATCACCTACGCCGAGCTGGAGCCCTACTACACGCGCGCCGAATGGGAGCTCGGCGTGTCGGGCCAGGCCGGCGCGAGCCCGTTCGACCCGCCGCGGAGCCGCCCGTATCCGCTCCCACCGCTTCCGATCAAGCCGTCGGGCGTGCTCACCGAACGCGCCGCGCGGAAACTCGGCTGGCACGCCTACCCCGCGCCGGTCGCGATCCTCTCGGAGCCGTATCGCGGGCGCCCCGCCTGCATTCAGTGCGGCAAGTGCGAGTTCTACGGTTGCGAGGTGCGGGCCAAGTCGAGTACGCTCGCCGCGATGATCCCCGACGCGGAGCGCACCGGCCGCTGCGAGATCCGCCCCCACAGCTACGTGCGGAAGATCGAAATCGATCGCCGCGGCCGCGCCATCGGCGTCAAGTACTTCGATGCCGCTCGCCGCGAGGTCTTCCAGCGCGCCCGCGCCGTGGTCGTCTCGGCCAACGGCGCCGAAACGCCGCGGCTCCTGCTCATGTCACGCGCGAAGGGTTTTCCGGACGGGCTCGCGAACGGAAGCGGAGTGGTGGGCCGCCATCTCATGTTCAACGGCGGCGCGTTCGTCGGCGGCCTGTTCGAGCACGAAATCAACGGATACCGCGGCATGGTCGTCACCCGCGTGATCCACGATCTCTACGAGCTCGATCCTGCGCTGGGCCTGGCCGGCGGCGGCGGCTTCGACTTCCGCTTCGACATGGGCCCGATCGACTTCGCCCTCGGCGGGATGCCGGACGACGCGCCGACCTGGGGCGCCGAGTACAAGCAGCTCTTGCGCCGGATGTACACCCGATCGATCTACGTGCTGGCGCACACCACCCAGCTTCCGGCACCCACCAACTCGATCTCGCTCGACCCCGCGCTCAAGGATGCGTGGGGCCTGCCCGCCATCCGGGTCACGTTCAGCGAGCACCCCAACGACGTGCGGCTTTACTCGTACTTCCGCGACCGCGCGCACGAGCTGCTCGACGCCGCCGGCGCGGTGCGGCGGTGGGATTTTCCGCTCGACACCTACTATCCGGCCGTGCACCTGCTCGGCACCTGCCGCATGGGCGACGATCCCGCCACGTCGGTGGTGGACCGCTATCACCGCACCCACGAGGTGCCGAACCTGTTTCTGGTGGATGGGAGCAGCTTCGTGACGTCGGGGCGGGGTCAGCCGACGCTGACGATTCAGGCGCTCGCCTTCCGTGCCTCGGAGCATATGGCCAGGATGGCGCGGCGCGGCGAGCTGGGCTGA
- a CDS encoding gluconate 2-dehydrogenase subunit 3 family protein, producing MPDQTWSRRSFVRGMAGAIAAPWLAAALAPALMLGESNGATDGLGRHPAGTILTPAERRDLDAFAAQIIPTDGLPGAREANVVEFIDRALGSFADDQRPMFTQGLADLASRARTRSPGAQGFADLDDAAQIAVMRELESEKSEFFEAARAATIAGLLADPAYGGNANKIGWRLIGFEDRYAWQPPFGWYDDDANAHDASGAR from the coding sequence ATGCCCGACCAGACCTGGAGCCGGCGCTCCTTCGTGCGCGGGATGGCCGGCGCGATCGCGGCGCCGTGGCTTGCCGCCGCGCTCGCGCCGGCGCTCATGCTCGGAGAGAGCAACGGGGCGACCGACGGGCTCGGCCGGCACCCCGCCGGAACGATCCTCACCCCCGCCGAGCGGCGCGACCTCGATGCGTTCGCGGCCCAGATCATTCCCACGGACGGTCTGCCGGGCGCCCGCGAGGCGAACGTCGTCGAGTTCATTGACCGTGCGCTCGGCTCGTTCGCCGATGACCAGCGCCCGATGTTCACGCAGGGCCTGGCCGACCTCGCCTCCCGCGCCCGGACGCGTTCGCCCGGCGCCCAGGGCTTTGCCGATCTCGACGACGCGGCGCAGATCGCAGTGATGCGGGAGCTCGAATCGGAAAAGTCGGAGTTTTTCGAGGCGGCGCGGGCTGCCACGATCGCCGGATTGCTGGCGGACCCGGCCTACGGCGGCAACGCGAACAAGATCGGCTGGCGGCTCATCGGCTTCGAGGATCGGTACGCCTGGCAGCCGCCGTTCGGCTGGTACGACGACGACGCAAACGCGCATGACGCATCCGGCGCACGGTAA
- a CDS encoding alpha-hydroxy-acid oxidizing protein, which produces MQPTPAVDRSISFSVARQLEVYQRGSCVPVSCEALEARAREALTPQAFAYLSGGAGAEDTMRANLEAFRRWRIEPRVLRDLSGRDWRTPLLGTVLPAPVLLAPIGMQGIFHADAELATARAAASVRVPMILSSAASRPLEQVADAMADAPRWFQFYWSADAEVAASFLGRAERAGYSAIVVTVDCPILSWRERDLGLAYSPVVFGEGMANYLSDPVFRSRLARPPEEDIEPAVRRFVETFGNAALTWNDLPFLRRHTRLPIVLKGILRADDAARALDAGVDGLIVSNHGGRQVDGAVASLDALPRVAERVAGRVPVLLDSGIRRGADAFKALALGASAVLLGRPYAWGLAAAGEQGVREVLLNFLADLDLTFGLSGCASVAEVTRDFLRRE; this is translated from the coding sequence ATGCAGCCCACCCCAGCGGTCGACCGGTCAATCTCGTTCAGCGTCGCGCGCCAGCTCGAAGTGTACCAGCGCGGCTCGTGCGTGCCGGTGTCGTGCGAGGCGCTGGAGGCGCGGGCGCGCGAGGCGCTCACGCCGCAGGCCTTCGCGTATCTCTCGGGAGGCGCCGGCGCCGAGGATACGATGCGGGCGAATCTCGAGGCGTTCCGGCGCTGGCGGATCGAGCCGCGCGTCCTGCGCGATCTCTCCGGCCGCGACTGGCGCACGCCGCTTCTCGGCACGGTGCTTCCCGCGCCGGTGCTGCTGGCCCCGATCGGGATGCAGGGCATTTTCCACGCAGACGCCGAGCTGGCGACGGCGCGCGCCGCGGCTTCGGTCCGAGTCCCGATGATCCTGAGCAGCGCGGCATCCCGCCCGCTCGAGCAGGTGGCCGATGCGATGGCGGACGCGCCGCGCTGGTTCCAGTTCTACTGGAGCGCGGACGCCGAGGTCGCCGCAAGCTTTCTGGGCCGCGCCGAGCGGGCAGGATACTCCGCCATCGTGGTCACCGTCGATTGTCCCATCCTGAGCTGGCGCGAGCGCGACCTTGGCCTCGCGTACTCGCCCGTCGTGTTCGGCGAGGGGATGGCAAACTATCTGAGCGATCCGGTGTTTCGCTCACGCCTCGCGCGGCCGCCCGAGGAGGACATCGAGCCGGCCGTGCGGCGCTTCGTCGAGACGTTCGGCAACGCGGCACTCACCTGGAACGATCTTCCATTTCTCCGGCGCCACACCCGGCTGCCGATCGTGCTCAAGGGCATCCTGCGCGCGGACGACGCGGCGCGCGCGCTCGACGCGGGGGTGGACGGGCTCATCGTGTCGAACCACGGCGGCCGGCAGGTGGACGGGGCCGTCGCGAGCCTCGACGCGCTGCCGCGCGTGGCCGAGCGCGTGGCGGGACGGGTGCCGGTGTTGCTCGACAGCGGCATCCGCCGTGGCGCCGACGCGTTCAAGGCGCTGGCGCTCGGCGCGAGCGCCGTGCTGCTCGGGCGGCCGTACGCGTGGGGTCTCGCGGCCGCGGGCGAGCAGGGCGTGCGCGAGGTGCTGCTCAATTTTCTGGCGGATCTCGATCTGACATTCGGGCTGAGTGGATGCGCATCGGTGGCGGAGGTGACGCGGGACTTTCTCAGGCGCGAATGA
- a CDS encoding Uma2 family endonuclease yields the protein MPAADMLADAELHRPQPRPQIMAMPWPLPTFTVDMVRALPDDGNRYELVGGVLLVTPAPAPLHQIVLARLLTSIAVYLEHEGVARAASPGEIEIQPSLHLEPDLLVFPASYPIRSTWTEIAEWWLAVEVLSPQSRIYDRDYKVDAYLAAGVDEVWIVDPKGLVVEVSAQDGGRFTPHRDELTWHPRGMAVPLSLDLSRIFAEIS from the coding sequence ATGCCGGCCGCTGACATGCTGGCGGATGCCGAGTTGCACCGTCCCCAGCCGAGGCCCCAGATTATGGCCATGCCGTGGCCGCTCCCCACGTTCACCGTGGACATGGTCCGCGCCCTCCCCGACGACGGCAACCGCTACGAGTTGGTCGGGGGAGTGCTGCTCGTGACGCCGGCACCGGCGCCGCTGCATCAGATCGTACTGGCGCGCCTGCTGACGAGCATCGCCGTGTATCTCGAGCACGAAGGCGTGGCTCGCGCCGCGAGCCCCGGCGAGATCGAGATCCAACCGAGCTTGCACCTCGAGCCCGACCTGCTGGTCTTCCCGGCGTCATATCCCATTCGGAGCACGTGGACCGAAATAGCCGAGTGGTGGCTTGCGGTGGAGGTGCTGAGCCCGCAATCGCGCATCTACGATCGCGACTACAAGGTGGACGCCTACCTCGCCGCTGGCGTCGACGAGGTCTGGATCGTGGATCCGAAGGGGCTCGTCGTCGAAGTCTCCGCGCAGGACGGCGGCCGGTTCACGCCACATCGCGATGAGCTTACATGGCACCCGCGCGGCATGGCGGTGCCGCTTTCGCTGGACCTCTCCCGCATCTTCGCCGAGATAAGCTGA
- a CDS encoding YtxH domain-containing protein, translating to MGRNQDHHDPAESADDRERPDGGGTFAAGIVLGVVIGVGIGMLFAPSSGERTRHKLGRRVRELRERAQEGLDDATRGARRDLIRRRRRLRSQLDRLAGEARDTLSDAR from the coding sequence ATGGGACGGAACCAGGATCACCACGATCCGGCGGAGAGCGCCGACGATCGCGAACGGCCGGACGGGGGCGGCACGTTCGCCGCCGGCATCGTGCTCGGCGTGGTCATCGGCGTCGGCATCGGGATGCTGTTCGCGCCGAGCTCGGGGGAGCGGACCCGCCACAAGCTCGGGCGGCGGGTGCGCGAGCTGCGCGAGCGGGCCCAGGAGGGTCTCGACGACGCGACGCGCGGCGCCCGGCGCGACCTCATCCGGCGGCGCCGGCGCCTCCGCAGCCAGCTCGACCGGCTGGCGGGCGAGGCGCGCGATACGCTCAGCGACGCCCGCTGA
- a CDS encoding GAF domain-containing protein, whose product MTTISSAPEDIERLQARIDLLEQEHRHLLAVVEILQEIAGSLHFVDIVQSVARRLGEAFGLDRCSIFLAERGGETVRLVASYEDPSIRNYVVDLARYPELKRAFDTGQTVFIPDVATDPSLRGARDALSLRRVKNIAVVPITWRSAPIGAIFLRTFRDGPAFTEADVRFCQVVASLTAKALRNAHRYERLQLRRGDDPAGRAADRERAAVLGFLRRLLDAFAAKEEPWGEGALARASAAEVDRLVGVALTVLSQEAAAR is encoded by the coding sequence ATGACGACGATTTCGTCGGCCCCCGAGGACATCGAACGCCTGCAGGCGCGGATCGACCTCCTGGAGCAGGAGCACCGACACCTCCTCGCGGTCGTCGAGATCCTGCAGGAGATCGCGGGGTCGCTCCACTTCGTGGACATCGTGCAGTCGGTGGCCCGGCGACTCGGCGAGGCGTTCGGCCTCGACCGCTGCTCGATCTTCCTGGCCGAGCGCGGCGGCGAGACGGTGCGCCTGGTGGCGAGCTACGAGGACCCGAGCATCCGCAACTACGTGGTGGACCTGGCGCGCTACCCCGAGCTCAAGCGCGCGTTCGACACGGGGCAGACGGTGTTCATTCCGGACGTCGCCACCGACCCATCGCTCCGCGGCGCGCGCGACGCGCTGAGCCTCCGGCGGGTGAAGAACATCGCCGTCGTGCCGATCACGTGGCGGAGCGCCCCGATCGGCGCCATTTTCTTGCGCACGTTCCGCGACGGGCCCGCGTTTACCGAGGCGGACGTGCGATTCTGCCAGGTCGTGGCAAGCCTGACCGCCAAGGCGCTGCGCAACGCGCACCGGTACGAGCGGCTCCAGCTCCGCCGCGGCGACGACCCGGCGGGCCGCGCCGCCGACCGCGAGCGCGCCGCCGTCCTCGGCTTCCTGCGCCGGCTGCTGGACGCGTTCGCGGCCAAGGAGGAGCCATGGGGCGAAGGCGCGCTGGCGCGGGCAAGCGCGGCCGAAGTGGACCGGCTGGTGGGCGTGGCGCTCACGGTGCTGTCGCAGGAGGCCGCAGCGCGGTGA
- the ligA gene encoding NAD-dependent DNA ligase LigA, producing MTPGAVSRAEELRRQIDRANHAYYVLDAPEISDAEYDRLFRELEALEAAHPELAAPDSPTRRVGAAPASALVKYRHRCPMLSLANAFSSAELTAWEDRNARLAPEVRTAGYTTEIKIDGAAVSLTYERGRLSVGSTRGNGIIGEDVTANLRTLADVPLALAGSDHPALMEIRGEVYMPFASFRRVNAAREAEDEPLFANPRNAAAGALRQLDSRVTRARRLRMFAFQIEIMEGRLDLRTQWRMLDRLAAWGFQVEPHRERHADLTDVMRRVSELEAVLATLPFQADGIVVKVDPLALHRELGDVGGREPRWAIARKFAPEIAVTRVRDIKINVGRTGALNPWAELEPVELSGVRVSAATLHNEDLIAEKDIRIGDWVEVIRAGEVIPQVVRPLIEKRTGAERVFVMPDRCPACGTPVERPPDEAMRYCPNATCPGRVLEGIVHYAAREAMDVRGLGYERVRQLLNARLIADVGDLYRLTAAQLVELDRFAEQSAEQLVQAIEASKARPLALLLFGLGIRHVGKNVALLLARRFGTMDALMAASADEINAVPGVGSAIADAVTHFFADARNRGLVERLRTAGLNFTEPTAAAADGALTGKTFVITGTLPTLSRPQAMAVIERAGGRVASSVSKKTDALVAGDDPGSKLERARALEIEVIDEAELLRRAGSRR from the coding sequence GTGACTCCTGGCGCGGTGAGCCGCGCGGAAGAGCTCCGCCGCCAGATCGATCGGGCCAACCACGCGTACTACGTGCTCGACGCGCCGGAGATCTCCGACGCGGAGTACGATCGCCTTTTCCGCGAGCTGGAAGCGCTCGAGGCGGCGCACCCCGAGCTGGCCGCACCCGACAGCCCCACCCGCCGGGTCGGCGCCGCGCCGGCCAGCGCGCTCGTCAAGTATCGCCACCGCTGCCCCATGCTCTCGCTGGCCAACGCCTTCTCATCGGCGGAGCTCACCGCGTGGGAGGATCGCAACGCGCGGCTCGCGCCCGAAGTCCGCACCGCCGGCTACACTACCGAGATCAAGATCGACGGCGCCGCCGTGAGCCTCACCTACGAGCGCGGCCGGCTCAGCGTGGGCTCCACGCGCGGCAACGGGATCATCGGCGAGGACGTGACCGCCAACCTCCGCACGTTGGCCGACGTGCCGCTCGCGCTCGCGGGCAGCGACCACCCCGCGCTGATGGAAATCCGCGGCGAAGTGTACATGCCGTTCGCGTCGTTCCGGCGGGTGAACGCGGCGCGCGAGGCGGAGGATGAGCCGCTCTTCGCCAACCCGCGCAACGCGGCGGCGGGCGCCCTCCGGCAACTCGACTCGCGGGTGACGCGGGCGCGCCGGCTCCGCATGTTCGCCTTCCAGATCGAGATCATGGAGGGCCGGCTCGACCTGAGGACGCAGTGGCGGATGCTGGACCGGCTCGCGGCGTGGGGCTTTCAGGTGGAGCCGCACCGGGAGCGCCACGCGGATCTCACCGATGTGATGCGGCGGGTCAGCGAGCTCGAGGCGGTGCTGGCCACGCTGCCCTTCCAGGCCGACGGCATCGTGGTGAAGGTCGACCCGCTCGCGCTGCACCGCGAGCTGGGCGACGTGGGCGGCCGCGAGCCGCGCTGGGCGATCGCGCGGAAGTTCGCGCCCGAGATCGCCGTCACCCGCGTGCGCGACATCAAGATCAACGTGGGCCGCACCGGCGCGCTCAACCCCTGGGCCGAGCTCGAGCCAGTGGAGCTGAGCGGGGTCCGGGTGAGCGCCGCGACGCTGCACAACGAGGACCTCATTGCCGAGAAGGACATCCGCATCGGCGACTGGGTCGAGGTGATCCGCGCCGGCGAGGTGATCCCGCAGGTCGTGCGCCCGCTGATCGAGAAAAGGACCGGCGCGGAACGGGTGTTCGTGATGCCCGACCGCTGCCCCGCCTGCGGCACCCCGGTCGAGCGCCCGCCCGACGAGGCGATGCGGTACTGCCCCAACGCCACCTGCCCCGGGCGTGTGCTCGAAGGCATCGTGCACTACGCCGCGCGCGAGGCGATGGACGTCCGCGGGCTGGGCTACGAGCGGGTGCGACAGCTCCTCAACGCCCGGCTCATCGCCGATGTGGGCGATCTCTACCGGCTCACGGCCGCGCAGCTCGTCGAGCTGGACCGCTTCGCCGAGCAGAGCGCGGAGCAACTGGTCCAGGCCATCGAGGCATCCAAGGCCCGGCCCCTTGCGCTCCTTCTCTTCGGCCTCGGCATCCGGCACGTCGGGAAGAACGTTGCGCTGCTCCTCGCGCGGCGCTTCGGCACGATGGACGCGCTCATGGCGGCATCGGCGGACGAGATCAACGCGGTGCCGGGGGTCGGGAGCGCCATCGCGGACGCGGTGACGCACTTCTTTGCCGATGCGCGGAATCGGGGGCTCGTCGAGCGCCTCCGCACCGCGGGCCTCAACTTCACCGAGCCGACCGCGGCCGCCGCCGACGGCGCGCTCACCGGCAAGACCTTCGTCATCACCGGCACGCTGCCAACGCTTTCTCGACCCCAAGCGATGGCAGTGATCGAGCGCGCCGGCGGCCGGGTCGCAAGCTCGGTGAGCAAGAAGACGGACGCGCTGGTCGCCGGCGACGACCCGGGCAGCAAGCTCGAGCGGGCCCGCGCGCTCGAGATCGAAGTGATCGACGAAGCCGAGCTGTTGCGCCGTGCCGGCTCGCGGCGCTAA
- a CDS encoding V4R domain-containing protein, with protein sequence MTAPTFPTGRYGVTLGRRVLQQLRTTLERDAGLQAAAYLQEAGFAGGEALYDAYAAWLRDATGIDRPAALDAAHLSEMLSRFLGELGWGSIAVTPLGGAALALDSADWAEAVDGAGAEYPCCHLSCGLLADLLGRISGELVGVMEVECRSRGDGRCRFIAAAPETLAAMYERMAQGMSYSDALGLDGGAAGGANGSASPT encoded by the coding sequence ATGACCGCACCGACCTTCCCCACCGGCCGCTACGGCGTGACACTCGGCCGGCGCGTCCTGCAGCAGCTTCGGACCACGCTCGAGCGGGATGCGGGCCTGCAGGCGGCCGCCTATCTGCAGGAGGCCGGCTTTGCCGGTGGCGAGGCGCTCTACGACGCCTACGCGGCTTGGCTCCGGGATGCGACCGGCATCGACCGACCCGCCGCGCTCGACGCCGCGCACCTGAGCGAGATGCTCTCGCGCTTTCTCGGCGAGCTGGGCTGGGGCAGCATCGCCGTGACGCCGCTCGGCGGCGCGGCGCTGGCACTCGACTCGGCCGACTGGGCGGAGGCGGTGGACGGCGCCGGCGCCGAGTATCCCTGCTGCCACCTCTCGTGCGGGCTGCTCGCCGATCTTCTGGGCCGAATCTCGGGCGAGCTCGTGGGCGTAATGGAAGTCGAGTGCCGCTCGCGCGGAGACGGGCGCTGCCGCTTCATCGCAGCCGCACCCGAGACGCTCGCGGCGATGTACGAGCGCATGGCGCAGGGAATGAGTTACTCGGATGCGCTCGGGTTGGACGGCGGAGCGGCCGGCGGCGCGAACGGGAGCGCCTCCCCGACCTGA